One window of the Dreissena polymorpha isolate Duluth1 chromosome 5, UMN_Dpol_1.0, whole genome shotgun sequence genome contains the following:
- the LOC127881588 gene encoding uncharacterized protein LOC127881588 isoform X3, which yields MNGVRQGVPITVLQQLLQKVVDEQFKGGVDLIDVKNECMALYIRFANFNSWLEFLSKYLTGIITKAFLPVQEHLRTYLGFEDLELKVDVYEEDFEKCVQSILYQLAPTMLTVCGQAGERNDTTHTIDQFSLYVSPGRPVESYVTQEYVLTGDDSTYPNKLLIRGIPLNCTEVQIAKFMLEKTGYSMVQGSMTFHKCDPSVAMATFEENIDINKVITTSTAYPLEKAELLFSPVPMARSVYVTHLPADLDTKTVKSYFDSQGETHVQDVRMIEDRVSCIVFFRNSATVDILLRLTHAIAGRHVEVYRYFPCIERSEPDILTSAVYKRTTVCVSRPRNEKMDVFDINPGEYLFGDAINWKRGINCVHFECFSTYGPEYMTDTVLGEYRSMQLNINGCRTPNVTMFSRLLDNVTDANKIALDKIYLCSSSPELLQSLT from the exons ATGAACGGTGTTCGCCAGGGTGTACCAATAACTGTTCTGCAGCAACTACTCCAAAAAGTAGTTGATGAACAATTTAAAG GAGGAGTCGACCTCATAGACGTAAAAAATGAATGCATGGCGCTTTACATAAGATTTGCCAATTTTAACAGCTGGTTAGAATTTTTAAGCAAATATCTGACTGGAATAATAACGAAGGCATTTCTACCAGTTCAAGAACACCTACGGACATATCTTGGGTTTGAAGATCTCGAACTAAAAGTAGACGTATATGAAGAGGATTTCGAGAAGTGTGTCCAGTCAATCC TCTATCAACTGGCACCAACCATGTTGACTGTCTGTGGGCAAGCAGGCGAGAGGAACGATACAACTCATACAATTGACCAATTCTCACTTTATGTTTCTCCAGGAAGACCAGTCGAGAGTTACGTAACACAGGAATACGTGTTAACTG GTGATGATTCTACTTACCCAAATAAGTTGCTTATTAGAGGAATTCCCTTGAACTGTACCGAGGTGCAAATAGCCAAATTTATGCTTGAAAAAACCGGATACTCCATGGTCCAGGGATCGATGACGTTTCATAAATGTGATCCCAGTGTCGCCATGGCAACGTTCGAGGAGAATATTG ATATCAATAAAGTGATCACGACATCCACGGCATATCCATTGGAAAAGGCAGAATTGTTATTCAGCCCAGTCCCTATGGCAAGAAGTGTTTATGTCACACACTTACCTGCTGACTTGGACACAAAAACCGTCAAATCTTATTTTGACAGTCAAGGAGAAACCCATGTCCAAGATGTGAGAATGATAGAAGACAGAGTTTCGTGTATAGTATTCTTCAGAAACAGTGCGA CTGTTGACATACTATTGAGACTCACTCACGCCATAGCTGGGCGGCATGTCGAAGTATACAGATATTTTCCTTGTATCGAAAGAAGTGAACCTGACATTCTTACAAGTGCCGTATATAAAAGAACTACCGTTTGCGTCAGTCGACCTCGAAACGAAAAAATGGATGTTTTTGATATCAATCCTGgtg aatatttatttgGTGATGCGATCAATTGGAAACGTGGAATTAATTGTGTGCACTTCGAATGCTTTTCGACGTATGGCCCCGAATACATGACAGACACAGTTTTAGGCGAATACAGATCTATGCAACTGAATATAAACGGATGTCGCAC ACCAAATGTAACGATGTTTAGCCGCTTGTTGGATAATGTGACTGACGCAAACAAAATAGCCTTGGATAAAATATATCTCTGCTCGTCGAGTCCCGAATTATTGCAATCACTGACATAA